One region of Salinibacterium sp. TMP30 genomic DNA includes:
- a CDS encoding amino acid ABC transporter permease/ATP-binding protein has protein sequence MDFISEVARYLFSTFMLEGAFITIGIGIAAMAGGLVFGLLLALMRLSRFRPVSAIAAFYIWVFRGTPQLLQLVFLFDALPRLGITMSPIMTAIVGFALNEAAFAGEIVRGGINSVQKNQRLAAASLGMSPTLTLFRVVLPQALRSIVPALGNDFVNVVKMTSIASVIAVSELTLRSQQIVASTFEFFPVFTAAAIYYLVATSILGAMQRSLERRLDPTVAPSESMARRLVGLGMRRRVVGARPDGEPEDAERIVPIEARQIGPNPTKIAEAISREIAVSTPVLEPFLSCKSLEKSYGSRQVIKDVNLEVMSGEVVVLMGPSGSGKSTILRLIDHLETVDGGEILVGGRHIGYRANKGKLVPTRHVHQERVDAGVGMVFQSFNLFEHMTVLENLIEAPVRVLGESREVVRERALLLLEGVGLRDHANDYPHSLSGGQAQRAAIARTLTMRPKLILFDEPTSSLDPELVSDVLEVIRALADAGLTMLVVTHEVQFARDVADRVVFMDGGVVVEQGTPSEVLSNPQHARTRQFLHRVLGE, from the coding sequence ATGGATTTCATTTCGGAAGTTGCCCGTTACTTGTTCTCGACTTTCATGCTCGAGGGCGCATTCATCACGATTGGAATAGGGATAGCGGCGATGGCCGGGGGGCTTGTCTTCGGGCTTCTTCTAGCACTCATGCGGTTATCGCGGTTCCGTCCTGTGTCCGCGATAGCCGCTTTCTACATTTGGGTTTTTCGGGGTACTCCCCAACTACTTCAACTCGTGTTCCTGTTCGACGCGTTACCGCGACTCGGCATCACCATGTCCCCGATTATGACGGCGATTGTTGGTTTTGCGCTCAATGAAGCCGCGTTTGCGGGTGAGATCGTTCGTGGTGGAATAAACTCTGTCCAGAAGAACCAGCGTCTTGCTGCTGCATCTCTAGGAATGAGCCCCACACTCACACTGTTCCGAGTTGTGCTGCCACAAGCTCTCCGAAGCATCGTGCCCGCTCTAGGAAATGACTTTGTCAACGTCGTAAAGATGACTTCGATAGCCTCTGTCATTGCAGTGAGCGAGTTGACTCTTAGAAGTCAGCAAATTGTGGCCTCGACTTTTGAATTTTTTCCAGTCTTTACCGCCGCTGCAATTTACTACCTAGTCGCTACGTCCATCCTTGGCGCCATGCAGCGGTCACTTGAACGCCGTCTAGACCCGACGGTCGCACCAAGCGAAAGCATGGCGAGAAGGCTTGTGGGCTTGGGCATGCGCCGCAGGGTCGTGGGTGCGCGTCCTGATGGCGAGCCAGAAGACGCCGAACGAATTGTTCCGATTGAGGCTCGCCAGATTGGACCCAACCCGACGAAGATTGCCGAAGCGATTAGCCGTGAAATCGCTGTATCGACCCCCGTTTTGGAACCCTTCCTCTCGTGTAAATCGCTCGAGAAGTCGTATGGGTCAAGGCAGGTGATCAAGGATGTTAACTTGGAGGTCATGTCAGGTGAAGTCGTCGTTCTAATGGGCCCGAGTGGCTCGGGAAAGAGCACGATACTCCGCTTGATCGATCACTTGGAGACGGTGGATGGCGGGGAGATTCTCGTCGGTGGCCGACACATCGGATATCGCGCCAATAAGGGAAAACTGGTGCCGACACGGCATGTTCATCAGGAACGCGTCGACGCGGGCGTGGGAATGGTCTTCCAAAGCTTCAACCTCTTCGAGCACATGACCGTCTTGGAAAATCTTATAGAGGCTCCGGTTCGAGTGCTGGGCGAGAGCCGAGAGGTGGTGCGTGAGCGAGCTCTCCTGCTTCTCGAGGGCGTCGGATTGCGTGATCACGCTAACGACTATCCACACAGCCTCTCCGGCGGGCAAGCACAGCGGGCGGCGATAGCCAGGACACTCACGATGAGACCCAAGCTGATCCTATTCGACGAACCGACATCTTCACTGGACCCGGAGCTAGTCTCGGACGTCCTCGAGGTCATCCGAGCACTGGCTGACGCGGGTCTTACGATGCTTGTTGTCACGCATGAAGTTCAATTCGCACGTGATGTTGCCGATCGAGTTGTCTTCATGGATGGGGGCGTTGTCGTTGAGCAGGGCACACCGAGTGAAGTCCTGAGCAACCCCCAGCACGCACGCACTCGCCAGTTCCTCCATCGAGTGTTGGGCGAATAG
- the speB gene encoding agmatinase, whose product MSSPKYVGIRTFLGAPQSAVNEVLSGQIVFCGAPLDAGQTYRVGARHGPSAIREASRVVRPYNPRLDLDLSALALSDAGDADVAPGSIERGFEAIRSHIGAIVQRGAYPMIMGGDCSIAFPVLGELYSKWGPIALVHFDAHTDTWDEYWGERYTHGTAVRRAIEAGFIEPSASVQVGIRGSGYGPSDVEQSRDLGLLVLTADQVHADGASETARRIVERVGSHPVLVHFDIDCLDPAHAPGTGMPEVGGLTTHDASIILVGLAGINVVAAEVTEVLPAYDPSGITAIAAANVLFELASLAGSHG is encoded by the coding sequence ATGTCCAGTCCTAAATACGTCGGGATCCGAACTTTCCTGGGAGCTCCCCAGTCCGCGGTGAACGAGGTGCTTTCCGGTCAAATCGTATTCTGCGGTGCCCCACTCGACGCTGGGCAGACTTACCGGGTGGGGGCCCGCCATGGACCATCTGCAATTAGAGAAGCCTCTCGTGTGGTTAGACCTTATAATCCGCGTCTGGATCTTGACCTCTCAGCACTTGCGTTAAGCGACGCAGGCGACGCAGATGTGGCTCCCGGCTCCATCGAGCGTGGTTTCGAAGCTATCCGTTCTCATATTGGAGCGATCGTCCAACGGGGCGCATATCCGATGATCATGGGCGGGGACTGTTCTATCGCATTTCCAGTCCTTGGCGAGTTGTACTCAAAATGGGGCCCGATTGCATTGGTTCACTTTGATGCACACACCGACACATGGGACGAGTACTGGGGCGAGCGATACACGCACGGCACCGCTGTCCGTCGCGCGATCGAAGCAGGATTTATCGAACCCTCCGCCTCCGTACAAGTGGGCATACGCGGTTCGGGCTATGGTCCTAGTGACGTAGAACAGAGCCGAGATCTTGGCCTTCTGGTGTTGACGGCGGATCAGGTGCACGCAGATGGCGCCTCTGAAACAGCCCGACGGATTGTCGAACGAGTTGGTTCACACCCAGTCCTCGTTCACTTCGATATTGATTGTCTAGACCCAGCGCACGCGCCGGGTACTGGAATGCCAGAAGTGGGTGGTCTGACAACGCACGACGCCTCGATCATTCTCGTCGGTCTTGCAGGTATCAACGTAGTCGCAGCAGAAGTGACCGAGGTCCTTCCTGCATACGACCCGAGTGGTATCACAGCGATTGCAGCGGCGAATGTTCTGTTTGAACTAGCGAGTCTGGCAGGTTCGCATGGCTGA
- a CDS encoding sulfite exporter TauE/SafE family protein, which translates to MIPWDVVVLAGAGLLAGMVNAMAGGGTLISFPILLGLGMPAVVANVTSAVGLSSGYLGAAIEYRRELNGQGARMWALVPFALVGGLLGAIVLLLAPAAIFRAAAPYLVLSSCALMAAQPILSRLVKKRAVAREKERPTTTIPHTTISVRVGVLLAGIYGAYFGAGLGILLLAVLGILIDDSLQRLNGLKAALSLAVNFVSVTLFILSGHVSWVAAGTIFAAAAIGGIVGARVARVLSPAVLRTSVIIFGLVVAVVLLVRG; encoded by the coding sequence ATGATTCCTTGGGACGTCGTGGTCCTCGCGGGCGCTGGTCTGTTGGCGGGGATGGTCAACGCGATGGCAGGTGGAGGAACGCTTATTTCCTTTCCTATACTTCTGGGCCTTGGAATGCCCGCGGTTGTCGCTAACGTGACGTCGGCCGTTGGTCTATCGTCTGGGTACCTGGGTGCCGCTATCGAGTATCGTCGAGAGCTCAACGGGCAAGGTGCTCGAATGTGGGCTTTAGTCCCTTTCGCTCTGGTGGGCGGGCTTCTCGGGGCCATCGTGCTTTTGCTGGCGCCCGCGGCGATATTCCGCGCCGCAGCGCCGTACCTCGTCTTGTCATCATGCGCACTAATGGCCGCTCAGCCAATATTGTCAAGGTTGGTGAAAAAACGTGCTGTAGCGCGTGAGAAAGAGCGACCCACGACGACGATTCCGCACACCACAATCTCAGTGCGGGTTGGAGTTCTGTTAGCTGGCATTTACGGTGCGTACTTCGGGGCAGGCCTCGGAATCCTACTTCTAGCAGTTTTGGGCATTTTAATCGACGACTCTCTACAGCGGCTAAATGGGCTCAAGGCAGCGCTCTCACTAGCGGTGAATTTTGTCAGTGTAACTCTGTTTATTCTCTCGGGACACGTCTCATGGGTCGCGGCGGGAACGATATTTGCCGCGGCCGCGATCGGCGGGATCGTCGGCGCAAGGGTTGCAAGAGTCTTGTCTCCTGCAGTGCTGCGAACGAGCGTGATTATATTTGGACTCGTTGTTGCGGTCGTCCTCCTAGTAAGGGGCTAG
- a CDS encoding FadR/GntR family transcriptional regulator, with amino-acid sequence MADEAGPQSVFLTPSPVSLLELRSKGVHGAVALAAEVERLIVSGAIADGARLPTERELAELLGMSRASVREAMYELSLKGIVDRRRSRGSVVVFDQSSSNRLLHTSMPRDEREFWEVVEFRSEIEPVIASRAALTATPSDLVVLREILRAQEDSADVDSAIANDRAFHIQIASLTHNQLFVRLAEVSAEWLVPTRKRSQSTMAGRRRSIAEHRLILDAIAANDPERASEAMRTHIESVAELAQMASPVPRVVRVAH; translated from the coding sequence ATGGCTGATGAGGCAGGGCCCCAATCCGTATTCCTTACGCCTTCGCCCGTCAGCTTGTTGGAGTTAAGAAGCAAAGGCGTTCACGGCGCAGTAGCACTTGCCGCCGAGGTTGAGCGACTGATCGTCTCCGGTGCCATCGCTGACGGGGCGCGACTTCCTACTGAGCGCGAGCTCGCTGAGTTGCTGGGGATGTCGCGGGCGTCGGTCAGGGAGGCGATGTACGAGCTGTCCCTCAAAGGAATAGTCGATCGGCGTAGGAGCCGAGGTTCTGTAGTGGTTTTCGATCAGTCGAGTTCAAACCGATTACTACATACCAGTATGCCCAGAGACGAACGAGAGTTTTGGGAAGTAGTTGAATTTCGGTCAGAGATCGAGCCTGTCATCGCTAGCCGGGCTGCGCTTACGGCAACACCGAGTGATCTTGTTGTCTTGCGGGAGATCTTGAGGGCACAGGAAGATTCGGCAGATGTCGACAGCGCCATCGCGAATGACCGAGCATTCCACATCCAGATTGCGTCGCTCACTCACAATCAGCTCTTCGTCAGGCTCGCAGAGGTCAGCGCGGAGTGGCTCGTCCCCACGCGCAAACGATCTCAATCCACAATGGCAGGCCGACGCCGGTCGATCGCCGAACATCGCCTGATTCTTGATGCGATAGCTGCCAACGATCCAGAACGCGCTAGCGAAGCGATGCGAACGCACATCGAAAGTGTTGCGGAGCTTGCTCAGATGGCCAGTCCGGTACCCAGAGTAGTGAGAGTCGCGCACTAA
- a CDS encoding EutN/CcmL family microcompartment protein, translated as MLIGQVINPVVCDAAIPELRGLPLVTVAIETVDASPRLMVAVDVVGAGVGANVLIAEGDAARLAVRNLSAPIEAAVVGLVRGSTNVQS; from the coding sequence ATGCTCATTGGACAAGTAATAAATCCTGTAGTGTGTGACGCTGCCATCCCGGAGCTTCGAGGCCTTCCGCTAGTGACAGTCGCGATAGAGACCGTCGACGCGTCGCCTCGCTTAATGGTTGCGGTCGACGTCGTCGGCGCTGGAGTCGGTGCCAATGTGCTTATTGCGGAGGGAGATGCCGCCCGACTCGCAGTGCGCAACCTCAGTGCACCTATCGAGGCAGCGGTCGTTGGCCTGGTTCGGGGTTCCACCAATGTCCAGTCCTAA
- a CDS encoding ABC transporter substrate-binding protein produces MKLCKKALAVSAGLFSVALLLSACASTDGADNAAERPTIRVGLDPNLPPLSSLDPDDPSKIIGAEIDMMEATFAHLGYDFELVPQAWSGILPALDSGQVDVMWSILYYTPERAANVDFITYLRADTGVLAKEGSTLKISSTLDLCGLTGAATLGTLEVDLYNEISTECKAADLSGIDVLTFPDPAATVRAVQNERADVATYNAVLVSTIIEQVPGVEQIFIIPQNNLVGVGVAKGNVDLRDSIAEGVAWLQESGTQEDILRAWGIDPDLMVSTEILTQ; encoded by the coding sequence ATGAAGTTATGTAAGAAAGCGCTGGCGGTGTCCGCAGGCTTGTTCTCGGTCGCTCTGCTACTTTCAGCTTGCGCCTCGACCGACGGTGCTGACAACGCTGCGGAGCGTCCGACAATTAGGGTTGGTTTGGACCCTAACCTCCCTCCGCTTTCGAGCCTAGATCCCGATGATCCTTCTAAGATCATTGGCGCCGAAATCGACATGATGGAAGCAACCTTCGCGCACTTGGGTTACGACTTCGAACTCGTTCCCCAGGCTTGGTCAGGAATCCTTCCCGCTCTCGATTCTGGGCAAGTCGACGTAATGTGGTCGATCCTGTACTACACGCCAGAGCGGGCGGCAAATGTGGACTTCATCACCTATCTTCGCGCGGACACCGGTGTCCTAGCAAAAGAGGGTTCGACGCTCAAAATCTCGTCCACTCTCGATCTTTGCGGGCTCACTGGCGCTGCGACTCTCGGAACGCTCGAGGTAGATCTGTACAACGAGATTTCTACCGAGTGCAAAGCTGCGGATCTTTCTGGAATCGACGTGCTGACGTTCCCGGACCCGGCGGCGACAGTTCGGGCCGTACAAAACGAGCGCGCCGATGTCGCCACATATAACGCCGTTCTTGTTTCTACCATCATTGAGCAGGTTCCGGGAGTCGAGCAGATTTTCATCATTCCCCAGAACAATCTCGTGGGCGTTGGGGTAGCTAAGGGAAATGTTGATCTCCGAGACTCGATCGCGGAGGGTGTTGCGTGGTTGCAGGAAAGCGGTACGCAGGAGGATATTTTGCGTGCGTGGGGGATCGATCCCGATCTCATGGTTTCGACCGAGATACTGACCCAGTAG
- a CDS encoding amidohydrolase family protein gives MTITTDHEAIITSEARDVAKSAGVEIVQESSGGCCGVGPQPLATFGQVSSFDSGPQRPLTMSHYDGSSPLIAAIAAPIRALMPIDAHVHIGRARWMSEDVAADSVLDLMKDSGVAKSCVFPFADREMDASEAVWEATRGRRDLIPFALCNPLEPGSASKLRAFLLQGFRGIKMHPTAHGYPLDQYDIVDPIFELAREFSVPIVCHCFSDTPFNTAGQFKDLAGRFPQVDLIALHGGFMWHTAGLAEAARTLPNLFLETSTVYPNLLRKHIADVGVEHFIFGSDTPFNSSAAELGKLQLSVESIDDLKELVSGNLSRILAKRG, from the coding sequence ATGACGATCACGACCGACCATGAAGCTATAATCACCTCCGAGGCCCGCGATGTCGCAAAGTCGGCTGGGGTCGAGATTGTGCAGGAATCCTCCGGGGGCTGCTGCGGTGTAGGACCCCAACCGCTTGCCACCTTCGGACAAGTATCGTCGTTCGATTCAGGCCCGCAGCGCCCGCTGACCATGTCTCACTATGACGGCAGCTCTCCGCTCATCGCGGCCATTGCTGCTCCCATACGTGCTCTTATGCCGATTGATGCTCACGTCCATATCGGTCGCGCTCGATGGATGAGTGAGGACGTGGCAGCTGATTCTGTCCTAGATTTAATGAAAGATTCAGGTGTCGCAAAGTCTTGCGTCTTCCCTTTTGCTGATAGAGAGATGGACGCTTCAGAGGCTGTCTGGGAGGCGACACGCGGACGTCGGGACCTCATTCCGTTCGCCCTATGCAATCCCCTTGAACCCGGCAGCGCCTCGAAGCTCCGAGCCTTTTTGTTGCAGGGCTTCCGCGGGATAAAGATGCATCCGACTGCGCACGGATACCCCCTAGACCAATATGACATCGTCGACCCGATATTCGAGCTCGCCCGTGAATTCTCCGTGCCAATTGTCTGCCACTGTTTTTCGGACACGCCTTTTAATACTGCGGGTCAGTTCAAAGATCTCGCAGGTCGGTTCCCTCAGGTTGATCTCATTGCCCTTCATGGCGGGTTCATGTGGCATACGGCCGGCTTGGCAGAAGCGGCGCGAACACTGCCGAATCTATTTCTCGAAACCAGCACTGTCTACCCGAATCTCTTGCGTAAGCACATAGCAGACGTCGGCGTCGAACACTTCATCTTTGGAAGCGACACCCCCTTCAATTCCTCTGCCGCGGAACTGGGCAAGCTTCAACTTTCGGTCGAATCGATCGATGATCTGAAGGAACTGGTTTCCGGCAATCTTTCACGAATTCTTGCGAAACGAGGTTGA
- a CDS encoding cyclase family protein, translating into MYSILDLTHPVVTGMPVYPGDPTVEISTASSVDETGFAVASLRLGTHSGTHIDAPSHRFDGAGTIDEAELGLLFGPAVVLSVPEIGAGQAITVSHVRDQLESVRPNDIVFIATGWSSHYGSALYLDHPYLAPELGEELLNRGVRVLGVDLINPDPDGEEHNSVAIHDLMLGSGGYIVENLTNLGRIDWTRPLVSLLPLRLAGLDGSPIRAVAIREKAS; encoded by the coding sequence TTGTATTCGATATTGGACTTGACCCACCCAGTGGTCACCGGAATGCCGGTCTACCCGGGTGACCCAACAGTGGAAATTTCAACGGCTAGTTCAGTCGACGAAACCGGCTTCGCGGTTGCATCTCTCCGCCTGGGAACGCATAGTGGAACCCACATCGATGCACCTAGCCATCGTTTCGACGGCGCCGGAACGATCGACGAGGCGGAACTCGGACTGCTCTTCGGCCCCGCAGTGGTGCTGTCAGTTCCCGAGATCGGTGCGGGCCAGGCGATCACCGTTTCGCACGTCCGTGATCAGTTGGAAAGCGTCCGCCCGAATGACATCGTCTTCATCGCGACAGGTTGGTCGTCTCACTACGGATCAGCTTTGTATCTGGACCATCCATACCTTGCGCCCGAGCTCGGTGAAGAATTACTTAATCGCGGAGTGCGCGTTCTGGGCGTCGATCTGATCAACCCAGATCCGGACGGTGAGGAGCACAATAGTGTCGCGATCCATGACCTCATGCTCGGCTCCGGTGGGTACATCGTCGAAAACCTGACGAATCTGGGGAGGATAGATTGGACGCGCCCTCTTGTCTCCCTCCTCCCTCTGCGTTTGGCGGGGCTGGACGGATCGCCGATCCGCGCCGTAGCCATTCGCGAAAAGGCCTCATAG
- a CDS encoding BMC domain-containing protein, translating into MPNDASTALGIVATRGLVAAAEAADAMQKAAVVNYEGRHFLGDGTVTVLISGELAAVKAATDAAVDRARSVGEVLGVTVISRPSDAVHSLLAPQA; encoded by the coding sequence ATGCCTAACGACGCTTCGACCGCGCTGGGAATCGTTGCTACAAGGGGTCTCGTTGCTGCTGCGGAGGCGGCTGATGCGATGCAGAAGGCGGCAGTTGTTAACTATGAGGGGCGTCACTTCCTCGGTGATGGAACGGTTACGGTCTTGATTTCGGGGGAACTTGCCGCGGTAAAGGCTGCGACTGACGCAGCGGTCGACAGGGCGCGTAGCGTTGGCGAGGTCCTCGGCGTGACTGTAATCTCGCGGCCGAGCGACGCCGTTCACTCACTGCTCGCACCGCAAGCCTGA